A single genomic interval of Arthrobacter methylotrophus harbors:
- a CDS encoding NADPH-dependent FMN reductase, with amino-acid sequence MATYKIGYFVGSLSSRSINRVLSKALISVAPEELEFTEILLKDLPLYSPDYDADYPPAARALKEAIAASDGILFISPEYNRSIPGALKNAIDWGSRPWGTNSFARKPTGIIGTSPGSIGTAVMQASMRSVLSFLDAPQLNSPEAYIKFNPAAYNEDGTVQDEGTASVLRHYMEEYGAFVQRVLAANAPGHIGDEHPDDAKLTR; translated from the coding sequence ATGGCCACGTACAAGATCGGATACTTCGTCGGCAGCCTCTCAAGCCGATCCATCAACCGGGTTCTGTCCAAGGCGCTCATCAGCGTAGCGCCGGAGGAACTCGAATTCACCGAGATTCTCCTCAAGGACCTGCCCCTGTACAGCCCGGACTACGACGCCGACTACCCTCCCGCGGCACGCGCCCTCAAGGAGGCGATCGCAGCGTCGGACGGCATCCTGTTCATCTCCCCCGAGTACAACCGCTCCATCCCCGGCGCCCTGAAGAATGCCATCGACTGGGGATCCCGGCCCTGGGGAACCAACTCCTTCGCGCGCAAGCCCACGGGCATCATCGGCACGTCCCCCGGCAGCATCGGTACGGCCGTGATGCAGGCCTCCATGCGCAGCGTGTTGAGCTTCCTCGACGCACCGCAACTGAACTCTCCGGAGGCCTACATCAAATTCAATCCCGCCGCCTACAACGAGGACGGAACGGTCCAAGACGAAGGCACCGCGTCCGTCCTACGCCACTACATGGAGGAATACGGCGCCTTCGTCCAGCGGGTCCTGGCCGCCAACGCACCAGGGCACATCGGCGACGAGCACCCTGACGATGCCAAACTGACGCGGTAA
- a CDS encoding Re/Si-specific NAD(P)(+) transhydrogenase subunit alpha — MKLGIARERLDGERRVAATPETVKQLAGLGLEVLVESGAGTAAGHSDEDYRQAGALIVPALDLAALNVYAHVRPLEPTTAAALRRGAVTVGLASPSSELPTVRALAEAGVTSFALELVPRISRAQSMDALTSQALVAGYRCVLEAAMRLPRFFPLYMTAAGTIPPARVLVLGAGVAGLQAIGTAKRLGARVSANDIRPASADEVASMGGTFIKLDVETAEASGGYARELSADRGALQRELLAPHVAQADVLITTASVPGRRAPLLVSREMVQHMRPGSVVVDLAAESGGNVEGSVPGLDLEIPTADGQGMVTLVGMKDVASAMPADASRLYAKNVANFIALMAAEGQVVPDFGDEVVAGACLTHDGEVRHGPTAAALAALSAEAAESVGSAGSVSSANEGVS; from the coding sequence GTGAAACTTGGCATAGCGCGGGAACGCCTGGACGGCGAACGGCGGGTGGCTGCGACGCCGGAAACCGTCAAGCAGTTGGCGGGACTCGGGCTGGAGGTCTTGGTCGAAAGCGGAGCAGGAACCGCCGCGGGCCACAGCGATGAGGACTACCGGCAGGCTGGCGCACTCATCGTCCCCGCGCTGGATCTCGCAGCTCTGAACGTTTACGCGCATGTCCGCCCCCTTGAGCCCACGACGGCGGCCGCGCTGCGCCGGGGGGCCGTCACCGTGGGCCTGGCCTCGCCGTCGTCGGAGCTTCCCACCGTCCGCGCGCTCGCCGAAGCAGGCGTGACCTCGTTTGCCCTTGAGTTGGTACCACGTATTTCGCGGGCACAGTCCATGGACGCGCTCACTTCCCAGGCGCTCGTGGCCGGGTACCGCTGCGTGCTCGAGGCCGCGATGCGCCTCCCGCGTTTCTTCCCGCTTTACATGACCGCGGCCGGAACCATCCCCCCGGCCCGCGTGCTGGTGCTGGGTGCCGGCGTGGCAGGCCTGCAGGCCATCGGCACCGCCAAACGGCTGGGCGCGCGCGTCTCCGCCAACGACATCCGGCCGGCGTCAGCGGACGAGGTCGCATCCATGGGCGGCACGTTCATCAAGCTCGACGTCGAGACGGCGGAGGCCTCGGGAGGCTACGCCCGAGAGCTCAGCGCAGACCGCGGCGCCTTGCAGCGCGAGCTGCTCGCCCCGCACGTGGCCCAGGCGGACGTTCTCATCACGACGGCGTCCGTCCCCGGGCGGCGGGCACCGCTTCTGGTAAGCCGCGAGATGGTGCAGCACATGCGCCCCGGATCGGTCGTCGTCGACCTCGCCGCGGAGTCCGGCGGCAATGTGGAAGGCTCGGTGCCTGGCTTGGATCTTGAGATCCCGACGGCGGATGGCCAGGGCATGGTCACCCTGGTGGGGATGAAGGATGTCGCCTCCGCGATGCCGGCGGACGCTTCGCGCCTCTACGCGAAGAATGTCGCGAACTTCATCGCCCTCATGGCCGCGGAGGGCCAGGTGGTGCCGGACTTCGGCGATGAGGTGGTGGCAGGTGCGTGCCTGACGCACGACGGCGAGGTGCGGCATGGCCCGACGGCTGCGGCACTTGCGGCGCTATCAGCCGAGGCTGCCGAATCCGTGGGCTCCGCAGGTTCCGTCAGCTCGGCGAACGAGGGGGTTTCCTGA
- a CDS encoding NAD(P) transhydrogenase subunit alpha, whose translation MDGIALLTITVLAVFVGFEVVSKVSSTLHTPLMSGANAIHGIILVGAIIVAGQASDPWVLAVALLAVVLATANLVGGFVVTDRMLEMFRGRKRDLSADKEPVSKTPEVKSPEVKSPEVKEDFR comes from the coding sequence ATGGACGGCATCGCACTGCTCACCATCACCGTGTTGGCGGTGTTCGTGGGCTTCGAAGTGGTCTCCAAGGTCTCGAGCACGCTGCACACGCCCTTGATGTCCGGGGCCAACGCCATTCACGGGATCATCCTGGTGGGCGCCATCATCGTCGCCGGGCAGGCCTCGGACCCGTGGGTTCTCGCGGTAGCCTTGCTCGCCGTCGTCCTCGCTACCGCCAATTTGGTGGGCGGTTTCGTGGTGACGGACCGGATGCTGGAGATGTTCCGCGGACGGAAGCGGGATTTATCGGCGGACAAGGAACCCGTGTCTAAGACCCCCGAGGTCAAATCCCCCGAGGTCAAATCCCCCGAGGTCAAGGAGGACTTCCGGTGA
- a CDS encoding NAD(P)(+) transhydrogenase (Re/Si-specific) subunit beta translates to MATSLLYLAAAVCFILALKGLNSPRTARRGNLVGAFGAALAVATVFFSVRMDNVPWILGAMVAGSGVAAPVARQVKMTQMPQLVALFNGVGGGAAALVALLELAHTEDSWVRVAIVFTLLVGAVSFAGSAITFSKLQELMTTRPVVFPGLPTLMGAVLLAAVGAAVAVVFSGSLALALALLLLGLAAGVLLVLPVGGADVPIVISLLNAFTGLAVAASGLVLGNVLLVVAGTLVGASGTILTRAMAAAMGRSVAGILFGAFKGGSTAGSTAVSERPVRSSSPEDVAVLLGYAQRVIIVPGYGLAVAQGQHTAAELALTLEARGIEVDFAIHPVAGRMPGHMNVLLAEANVPYESLKEMGEINSEFRTADVALVVGANDVVNPAAKTTAGSPIYGMPILEVADARQVVFLKRSMRPGFAGIENELMYEPQTTLLFGDAKESLAKVLSAVKAL, encoded by the coding sequence ATGGCGACCTCGCTCCTCTACCTCGCGGCTGCCGTGTGTTTCATCCTCGCCTTGAAAGGACTGAACTCTCCGCGCACGGCCAGGCGCGGCAACCTGGTGGGCGCTTTCGGTGCGGCGCTCGCCGTCGCGACGGTCTTCTTCTCGGTCAGAATGGACAACGTGCCCTGGATCCTGGGTGCGATGGTAGCCGGTTCGGGGGTGGCCGCGCCGGTCGCGCGGCAAGTGAAAATGACCCAGATGCCGCAACTAGTGGCGCTCTTCAACGGAGTGGGCGGTGGTGCAGCGGCGCTCGTGGCGCTGCTGGAACTCGCGCACACGGAGGACTCCTGGGTGCGTGTGGCCATTGTCTTCACCCTGTTGGTGGGGGCGGTGTCGTTTGCGGGTTCAGCCATCACGTTCTCCAAGCTGCAGGAGCTCATGACCACCCGACCGGTGGTGTTCCCGGGTCTGCCGACGCTCATGGGAGCGGTGCTGCTCGCGGCGGTGGGTGCCGCCGTCGCGGTCGTTTTCAGTGGCTCCCTCGCGCTCGCACTGGCGCTGTTGCTGCTGGGGCTCGCGGCGGGCGTGCTTCTCGTGTTGCCGGTAGGCGGCGCGGACGTGCCGATCGTGATTTCGCTGTTGAATGCCTTCACCGGACTGGCCGTGGCGGCGTCGGGATTGGTGCTGGGCAATGTGCTTTTGGTGGTGGCCGGCACGTTGGTGGGCGCCTCGGGCACTATCCTCACCCGGGCCATGGCCGCGGCCATGGGCCGCAGTGTTGCGGGTATCCTCTTCGGCGCGTTCAAGGGAGGCTCGACGGCGGGCTCGACGGCGGTGAGCGAGCGTCCCGTCCGATCCTCCAGCCCGGAGGACGTGGCAGTGCTTCTCGGCTATGCGCAGCGGGTGATCATCGTTCCCGGCTATGGGCTCGCGGTAGCCCAAGGGCAGCACACGGCCGCCGAGCTTGCGCTCACGCTTGAGGCTCGGGGGATCGAGGTGGATTTCGCGATCCACCCGGTGGCCGGTCGGATGCCGGGCCACATGAACGTCCTGCTTGCCGAAGCCAACGTGCCCTACGAGTCGCTCAAGGAAATGGGCGAGATCAACTCGGAGTTCCGCACGGCCGACGTCGCCTTGGTGGTCGGCGCGAATGACGTCGTCAATCCCGCGGCCAAGACCACTGCGGGTTCGCCGATCTACGGCATGCCTATCCTCGAAGTTGCCGACGCGCGTCAGGTGGTCTTCCTGAAGCGGTCCATGCGGCCGGGATTCGCGGGGATCGAGAACGAACTCATGTACGAACCGCAGACCACGCTGTTATTTGGCGACGCCAAGGAATCCCTGGCGAAGGTATTGAGTGCTGTTAAGGCGCTCTGA
- a CDS encoding DUF202 domain-containing protein, with amino-acid sequence MPSRRYTPTHGDAGLQPERTELAWGRTTMSMTIAAVVFLRWMPHHGWFVGTLVATSIVTAMAIGSTRKRRFHRAIHGINQEAITPATTSIAALSASVVVLAGLGIFTVLLLPLHP; translated from the coding sequence GTGCCTTCGCGACGTTACACGCCAACCCATGGCGACGCCGGCCTGCAGCCGGAACGCACAGAGCTGGCCTGGGGCCGGACCACAATGTCCATGACGATCGCGGCCGTCGTGTTCCTGCGGTGGATGCCCCACCATGGCTGGTTCGTCGGCACCCTCGTCGCGACCTCAATCGTCACAGCCATGGCCATCGGTAGCACCCGCAAGCGACGATTCCACCGCGCGATACACGGCATCAACCAGGAAGCAATTACACCCGCTACGACTTCAATAGCCGCCCTCTCTGCCAGCGTTGTCGTCCTAGCAGGGCTGGGAATCTTCACCGTCTTGCTCTTACCCCTACACCCCTAG
- a CDS encoding YidH family protein, translated as MEDLKSRSGGGRTGLSERILGGGTEPDPRFTLANERTFLAWIRTSLALLAGGVAVEAFMADLFGPELRKAISVLLLMLALLIGGGAFFRWLNVERSIRRQTPLPLPWIAPVLAIGGALVAAVLVVFVLARPL; from the coding sequence ATGGAGGATCTCAAGTCCCGGAGCGGCGGAGGACGGACCGGCCTCTCCGAGCGGATCCTGGGCGGCGGCACGGAACCGGACCCGCGGTTCACTCTGGCCAACGAACGCACATTCCTGGCCTGGATCCGCACCTCGCTGGCGCTGCTCGCCGGCGGTGTTGCCGTGGAAGCATTCATGGCGGACCTCTTTGGTCCAGAACTGCGCAAAGCCATCTCCGTTCTGCTGCTCATGCTGGCACTGCTGATTGGCGGGGGCGCGTTCTTCCGGTGGCTGAATGTTGAACGGTCGATTCGCCGCCAAACTCCGCTTCCTTTGCCTTGGATTGCCCCGGTCCTGGCGATCGGGGGGGCACTCGTCGCAGCCGTACTGGTGGTCTTCGTTCTCGCTCGTCCCCTCTGA
- a CDS encoding MFS transporter, with product MSATPLPDVATGSANSRNPRNWPHAKRNRYGWIITFTLLFLMMLSWADKAVLGIAAVPLMKELGITPEQFGLVGSAMFLTFGVAQIVAAPIANKISSKWILLVLCLLWSLAQAPILLFASLPALWASRLLLGAGEGPLAPVLMHGIYKWFPEKKGATPAALASSGVTLGIVAFAPVLAWVIGQFGWQTAFAVLAVVGLVWTVFWFIVGKEGPYTSRKAEQDIDGIAPEEAPVVAETKVRYWRTILSPSWIFAVLASFFGYWTFTLAMSWGPAYFQNVLGFSGQQSGTMIALPAAWGTIATVGLSALTQRLHLKGVPTRKARGWVLGASGTFAGACLVGATMTTSPVLSIALMVFGFGTAPALFAITYLVVAELTTIGQRGANLSIANAVLTTGGVFAPAVSGFLIGGAATPGDGYRAAFALAGGLMLTFGILALMFVNQQRDRRRLGLDTAVSYSPAAPAPGASASSAGAEPVSKVAVTKA from the coding sequence GTGTCTGCAACTCCCCTTCCGGACGTGGCCACCGGCTCCGCGAACTCCCGCAATCCCCGAAACTGGCCCCATGCCAAACGCAACCGCTACGGCTGGATCATCACCTTCACCCTGCTCTTCCTGATGATGCTCAGCTGGGCGGACAAGGCAGTGCTGGGCATCGCCGCCGTGCCGCTGATGAAAGAGCTAGGCATCACGCCGGAGCAGTTCGGCTTGGTCGGCAGTGCCATGTTCCTGACCTTCGGCGTGGCCCAGATCGTGGCCGCACCCATCGCCAACAAGATCTCCAGCAAGTGGATCCTCTTGGTCCTGTGCCTGCTGTGGTCCCTGGCGCAGGCACCCATCCTGCTGTTCGCGTCGCTGCCCGCCCTCTGGGCCAGCCGCCTCCTACTGGGCGCCGGCGAAGGCCCGCTGGCGCCGGTGCTGATGCACGGCATTTACAAGTGGTTCCCGGAGAAGAAGGGCGCCACCCCGGCGGCACTGGCGTCCTCCGGCGTGACGCTGGGCATCGTGGCGTTCGCCCCGGTCCTGGCCTGGGTGATCGGGCAGTTCGGTTGGCAGACCGCCTTCGCCGTGCTCGCCGTCGTGGGGCTGGTCTGGACCGTCTTCTGGTTCATCGTGGGCAAGGAAGGCCCCTACACCAGCCGGAAGGCAGAGCAGGACATCGACGGCATCGCGCCGGAAGAAGCTCCTGTGGTGGCGGAGACCAAGGTCCGCTACTGGCGCACCATCCTCTCCCCCAGCTGGATCTTCGCAGTGCTGGCCTCCTTCTTCGGCTACTGGACCTTCACCCTGGCCATGTCCTGGGGGCCGGCGTACTTCCAGAACGTCCTGGGCTTCAGCGGGCAGCAGTCCGGCACCATGATCGCCCTGCCCGCCGCCTGGGGCACCATCGCCACCGTCGGCCTGAGCGCACTGACCCAGCGCCTGCACCTGAAAGGCGTTCCCACGCGGAAGGCCCGCGGCTGGGTACTCGGCGCCTCCGGAACCTTCGCCGGCGCCTGCTTGGTGGGGGCAACCATGACCACCTCCCCAGTCCTGTCCATCGCCCTCATGGTCTTCGGCTTCGGCACCGCCCCTGCGCTCTTCGCCATCACATACCTGGTGGTGGCAGAACTGACCACCATTGGCCAGCGCGGCGCCAACCTCTCGATCGCCAACGCGGTCCTCACCACCGGCGGCGTGTTCGCACCGGCAGTCTCGGGTTTCCTGATCGGCGGCGCTGCCACCCCTGGTGACGGATACCGTGCGGCCTTCGCCCTCGCGGGGGGCCTCATGCTGACCTTCGGCATCCTGGCCCTGATGTTCGTCAACCAGCAGCGCGACCGCCGCAGGTTGGGCCTCGACACAGCCGTAAGCTACTCGCCGGCGGCACCAGCCCCGGGCGCCTCTGCCTCATCAGCCGGAGCGGAGCCTGTTTCCAAAGTGGCAGTCACCAAGGCCTAA
- a CDS encoding MFS transporter, translating to MAFPSPITAPDDQRTAGDGAWLAVLAAGIAAAMHIWKLPAALASIQTDLGITLVQAGLLLGMIQLASVVGGVVTAVGGEIVGLRRLLLAGLVLLSIASVLGAAAPSTTLLMAARTLEGVGFLLVVVPAPALIRKVSAPRRLHVALASWATFQGVATMIGLSAGALFLQAAGWRQWWLVMAMVTLLPVPLLLRRIPRDVLAADARFRSALRRVGRTVATRGPWIIGVVFACYTAQWMAVLGFLPSIYRSAGLGGPWPGILSAIVGGINAIGALSAGPLIQRGVSERRIIFWTFLTMSAASVGTFAVSWESTANGVLVQWALIAVFSAVGGLIPAAVTSYSVHMAPADGSVTAVLGLTQQIFNVGNFLGPMLFALLATRTGGWGTTWWLTCGLSALGMVLLAFLGKPDQRQRQETAVG from the coding sequence TTGGCATTCCCGTCGCCAATCACAGCACCTGATGACCAAAGAACGGCCGGGGACGGGGCCTGGCTCGCCGTCCTCGCCGCGGGAATCGCGGCAGCGATGCATATCTGGAAGCTGCCAGCCGCGCTGGCCAGCATTCAAACGGATCTGGGCATCACGCTGGTCCAGGCAGGACTGCTGCTGGGCATGATCCAACTGGCCAGCGTGGTGGGCGGCGTGGTCACGGCCGTGGGCGGGGAGATCGTAGGTCTCCGCCGCCTCCTTCTCGCAGGACTGGTCCTGCTCAGCATCGCCTCAGTGCTCGGCGCGGCAGCCCCCAGCACCACACTGCTGATGGCGGCACGCACCCTGGAGGGCGTTGGTTTCCTGCTGGTCGTCGTTCCCGCTCCTGCCCTGATCCGCAAAGTGTCGGCCCCCCGACGGCTGCACGTCGCGCTGGCATCGTGGGCCACGTTTCAGGGTGTGGCCACGATGATTGGCCTGTCAGCGGGTGCGCTGTTCCTCCAGGCCGCCGGGTGGCGCCAGTGGTGGCTGGTGATGGCCATGGTCACGCTGCTCCCCGTGCCGCTGCTGCTACGCCGGATACCCAGGGACGTGCTAGCGGCCGACGCCAGGTTCCGGTCCGCGCTCCGCCGGGTGGGCCGCACGGTCGCCACCCGCGGCCCTTGGATCATCGGAGTGGTCTTCGCCTGCTACACGGCGCAGTGGATGGCCGTACTCGGATTCCTGCCGTCCATCTACCGGTCAGCCGGGCTCGGCGGGCCGTGGCCCGGCATCCTCAGCGCCATCGTGGGCGGTATCAACGCGATAGGAGCGCTCAGCGCAGGACCCCTCATCCAACGAGGAGTCTCCGAGAGGAGGATTATCTTCTGGACCTTCCTGACGATGTCCGCTGCCTCCGTGGGCACCTTCGCCGTCAGCTGGGAAAGCACGGCAAACGGCGTCCTTGTCCAGTGGGCCCTCATAGCCGTGTTTTCCGCCGTCGGTGGCCTCATTCCTGCCGCCGTGACCAGCTACTCGGTGCACATGGCACCCGCGGACGGGTCAGTCACGGCCGTTCTGGGGCTCACACAGCAAATCTTCAACGTGGGAAATTTCTTGGGTCCCATGCTGTTTGCCCTCCTCGCCACCAGAACCGGGGGTTGGGGCACCACCTGGTGGCTGACCTGCGGGCTCAGTGCTCTAGGGATGGTTCTGCTGGCCTTCCTTGGCAAACCCGACCAGCGGCAACGCCAGGAGACTGCAGTCGGATAA
- a CDS encoding MBL fold metallo-hydrolase: MSVELITLGTAAGPAIRGPENGISSALVVGDVFYMVDFGLGCSRAAHEAGLRGKDFVAGFVTHLHSDHVVELPGFLLWNWGNPVEGFTGPVSVVGPGKDATRSGGAGLSGTSELVSHSLEAFSYDIDIRVHDEARPPLASLVHTVDLTTPPVGTPEAGRPFYVYEDDRVKVTGILVEHPPVRPALAFRFDTDAGSVVFSGDTAECDAMAVLARGADVLVHEAVNLDFYAGKGFAPEFLNHQRIAHTTPEGAGRVAAAAGVGRLVLSHLAGRAEPQWWRSRAASTFDGLVDVAVSGQRFRMGSPALAPA; the protein is encoded by the coding sequence GTGAGCGTCGAACTGATCACTCTTGGCACCGCCGCCGGGCCGGCTATCCGCGGACCGGAAAACGGCATCTCCAGCGCACTGGTGGTGGGCGATGTCTTCTACATGGTGGACTTCGGCCTCGGCTGCTCCCGCGCCGCCCATGAGGCAGGCCTTCGGGGCAAGGACTTCGTGGCCGGCTTCGTCACCCACTTGCACTCGGACCATGTGGTGGAGCTGCCCGGCTTCCTGCTGTGGAATTGGGGCAACCCGGTGGAGGGCTTCACCGGCCCGGTCTCCGTGGTGGGACCGGGCAAGGACGCTACCCGCTCCGGTGGCGCGGGGCTCTCCGGCACCAGCGAGCTGGTCTCCCACTCGCTGGAGGCCTTCTCCTACGACATCGACATCCGCGTCCACGATGAAGCACGACCACCTCTGGCCTCCCTCGTGCACACCGTGGACCTCACCACGCCCCCGGTGGGGACACCGGAGGCAGGACGCCCCTTCTACGTCTACGAGGATGACCGCGTCAAGGTCACCGGCATCCTCGTGGAGCACCCGCCCGTCCGCCCCGCGCTGGCGTTCCGCTTCGATACCGACGCCGGATCGGTGGTGTTTTCCGGCGACACCGCCGAATGCGATGCCATGGCAGTTCTCGCCCGGGGCGCCGACGTCCTGGTCCATGAAGCGGTGAACCTCGATTTCTATGCGGGTAAAGGTTTCGCGCCGGAGTTCCTGAACCACCAACGGATCGCGCACACCACCCCGGAGGGTGCCGGCCGCGTGGCCGCGGCCGCCGGGGTGGGGCGCCTGGTGCTTTCCCACCTGGCGGGCCGGGCCGAGCCACAGTGGTGGCGCAGCCGTGCCGCCTCAACTTTTGACGGGCTTGTGGATGTAGCCGTCAGTGGCCAGCGCTTCCGTATGGGCAGTCCCGCCCTCGCTCCCGCCTAA
- a CDS encoding aldehyde dehydrogenase family protein, translated as MTAAQYEVLDPATFELIGHAPENTAEDVAAAVAAAQAASADWAADRETRRNAMRAGAALIRRDLDALATLLSREQGKPKADAAGEFTVAAGLFEYYADLVWDETEQLKPRADRTLEVQYRPVGIVGTITPWNFPISLLCVKLAPALLAGCTVIAKPSPSTPLSTLALVNLLNEVLPAGVLQARTSSRRTVNVALSISPGIRKISFTGSTEVGISIAQQAASTVKRVTMELGGNDPAIVLDDADIAVTARGIVGSAFRNAGQVCMAVKRVYVPRCRSTELAEAIAAEASRHVLGHGIAHGTTMGPMHNESQLKLVHSLVDSAVGAGARIITGGTPGCDLPGYFLSPTVVIDAEPGMDLVEQEQFGAALPIVAYDHLDETIAGLNAGEFGLGASVWSPDLERAHATASRLEAGTVWVNQHTLVEPDAPFGGWKASGVGRERGRWGLEEYLETRVINARPHS; from the coding sequence ATGACGGCAGCCCAGTACGAGGTCCTCGACCCGGCCACCTTTGAGCTCATCGGACACGCTCCGGAAAACACAGCAGAGGACGTTGCGGCCGCGGTTGCGGCAGCCCAAGCAGCATCGGCCGACTGGGCCGCGGACCGGGAAACGCGCCGCAACGCCATGCGTGCAGGCGCGGCACTGATCCGTCGCGACCTGGACGCGCTGGCCACCCTGCTCTCCCGGGAACAGGGCAAGCCCAAGGCCGACGCCGCCGGTGAGTTCACGGTGGCCGCAGGACTCTTTGAGTACTACGCGGACCTGGTCTGGGACGAAACCGAACAGCTGAAACCCCGCGCCGACCGTACCCTTGAAGTCCAGTACCGGCCGGTGGGCATTGTTGGCACCATCACGCCGTGGAACTTTCCCATCTCCCTGCTCTGCGTGAAACTCGCCCCTGCCCTGCTGGCCGGCTGCACCGTGATCGCCAAGCCCTCCCCCTCCACGCCGTTGTCCACCCTCGCGCTGGTCAACCTGCTCAACGAGGTCCTCCCCGCCGGCGTGCTGCAGGCCCGGACCAGTTCGCGGCGGACAGTGAACGTCGCGCTGAGCATCTCCCCGGGCATCCGCAAGATCTCCTTCACCGGCTCAACGGAGGTGGGTATCTCCATCGCACAGCAGGCCGCGTCCACGGTCAAGCGCGTCACCATGGAGCTTGGCGGCAACGATCCTGCCATCGTGCTGGACGACGCGGACATCGCCGTCACCGCCCGCGGGATCGTGGGGAGCGCCTTCCGCAACGCCGGCCAGGTGTGCATGGCGGTCAAGCGCGTGTATGTCCCGCGTTGCCGCAGCACGGAGCTGGCCGAGGCCATCGCCGCCGAAGCATCCCGCCATGTGCTGGGCCACGGCATCGCGCACGGCACCACCATGGGCCCCATGCACAACGAATCCCAGCTCAAGCTGGTCCACAGCCTGGTTGACTCCGCTGTAGGTGCCGGAGCCCGCATTATCACCGGCGGCACCCCGGGCTGCGACCTGCCAGGCTACTTCCTCTCCCCCACTGTGGTGATCGACGCCGAACCGGGCATGGACCTAGTGGAACAGGAACAGTTCGGCGCGGCGCTGCCCATTGTTGCCTACGACCACCTCGATGAGACCATCGCCGGGCTGAACGCCGGGGAATTCGGCTTGGGTGCATCCGTGTGGAGCCCCGACCTGGAGCGCGCCCACGCAACCGCCTCTCGCCTTGAGGCCGGAACAGTCTGGGTAAACCAGCACACCCTGGTGGAACCGGACGCCCCGTTCGGCGGATGGAAGGCATCGGGCGTCGGCCGCGAGCGCGGCCGCTGGGGACTGGAGGAATACCTGGAAACCCGCGTCATCAACGCCCGCCCCCACTCCTGA
- a CDS encoding SDR family oxidoreductase — MSQEQLPIVLTGVSSGIGARTARILAGRGVPLIGIDRNAPTGFSGTFVQADLSSQAGIDTAAAAVKAAAPNGIAGLANIAGVPGTAPWRTVLSVNVFGVRGLVRALAPLLGEGSAVVNLASSVAVNWREVKAKCSAFALAGDQAAALEAVAGDDEVTAESYLFSKQCVRLLTEHLAAELLPRQIRVNSVSPGPVATPILEDFKKDHGRDKVEGAGALLGRFGEPDDIAPVIDFLLRPESGWVNGSDIRVDGGLGAHRGSGLAAVAG; from the coding sequence ATGTCCCAAGAGCAACTGCCCATCGTACTTACCGGGGTCTCCTCGGGCATCGGGGCCCGGACGGCCCGGATCCTCGCCGGCCGCGGCGTCCCGCTGATCGGCATTGACCGCAACGCGCCCACCGGGTTCAGCGGCACGTTTGTCCAGGCGGACCTTTCGAGCCAGGCCGGCATTGACACCGCCGCGGCTGCAGTCAAGGCTGCAGCGCCGAACGGCATCGCGGGACTGGCGAACATTGCCGGGGTCCCCGGCACCGCACCGTGGCGGACGGTGCTGTCCGTCAACGTCTTCGGCGTCCGCGGGCTGGTCCGGGCGCTGGCACCCTTGCTTGGCGAGGGGTCTGCCGTGGTGAACCTCGCCTCCAGCGTCGCCGTGAACTGGCGGGAGGTCAAGGCAAAGTGCTCCGCTTTCGCGCTTGCCGGCGATCAGGCTGCCGCCCTGGAGGCAGTTGCGGGCGATGACGAGGTCACGGCTGAGTCCTACCTCTTCTCGAAGCAGTGCGTCCGGCTCCTCACCGAGCACCTGGCCGCCGAACTCTTGCCGCGGCAGATCCGCGTCAACAGTGTCAGCCCGGGACCCGTGGCCACCCCCATCCTCGAGGACTTCAAAAAAGACCACGGCCGGGACAAGGTGGAGGGCGCCGGTGCCCTGCTGGGCCGCTTCGGCGAGCCGGACGACATCGCGCCCGTCATCGACTTCCTGCTCCGCCCCGAATCGGGCTGGGTAAACGGTTCGGATATTCGCGTGGATGGCGGCCTGGGTGCGCACCGCGGCTCCGGCCTCGCCGCTGTGGCCGGCTGA